The genomic region ACGCACAGACTTTTTTTCATTTAAGTGCTTTTTTATTTATTCTATTTTTTTACAAACGCTTTCAAAAGCAAGATTTTAAGGCGTTAAAAATCCCACTTCTTTGTTTTGGGATTGTTATAGTTTGCGGGTTTTTGACTTATTTTAATCCCATTTTACCCCGCACATTTTCTCAAGTCCTAAGCGCGATAAATTCTAATATTATTGGGCTTGTTTTGCTCTATGTGATTGGCTTTGTGTGGGTGCTTTACACAAGGCGCGTATATTTGCTCTTGTTTTTTATAGTGCTGGCATTTCTTTGTGTGTTAGAAGTCACACAAACTATTGAAATAGCAAAAGCGACAAATAATCATAGGCGTGTGCCATTTTATTTTCAAGAGGTTTATGCTTATAATATTTGGCTTTTATTGCCCACTGCGTTTTGTATAGGCGGGATTTTTGCGTTTAAAAACATTGGGTTAAAAATTCTTTGTGTTGTTGGGGTGTATTTTTGCCTTCTAGCAATGCTGGCAAATGCCGAGCGCTCATTTTTGGTAGCATTTGTAGTTATGATTGTTGGAGCATTTTTACTCTATCGCTATAAATTTAAAAAAATTATTTTGCCTGTATTTTTTCTTGCTCTGCTTGTTTCTGGAATCTATGGCTATAACTACAGCAAAACGCTACCTGAGCGCTATAATTTCGCGTATATGTTGGAGAATTTTTGGGTTGTGATTAATACCAAACCAATTGAAATGGGGAAGTATGATAACGCCTGTTTTAGTGGCTGGAATTGCTCGCAGGAAAGCAAAGCGCAGGGAAAAGACCCTATCACTTGGGAGCATTCTTCGCTCGTGCGTCTTGCGATGAGTAAATCCACCTTTTTAGCCGTGCTTGATAATCCGCTCAAACCCCACATTGTTGGCGTGTTTCAAATAGGTGAATATCTTTGGCATTATTACAATCTCAAAAATCACCAAAACCGCGTGTATATGGCGGTTGATAATGCAAAATATAATGGCTACAATTCGCCACATAATCTCGTGGTAAGTCTTTTGCTAAGTTATGGGATTATTGGTTTTGGCGCGATTTGCGTGTTTTTGTTTTTGCTTTTTAGGCGCACAAGGGCTTTTATGAATGCGCAATCAAATTCTTTTATAAGATTCATCACTCTAAGTTTTTGTCTTCTTCTTTGTGGGATTTGCGCGCAGTGCTTTTTTGATGTGATTTATAATGTCATTTTGCACCCACTTTTTCTTATCTTTGGCTTTATTCAAGGCTTGATATTACGCAAGGATTTGCCACATAATCTAGCATTTGTAGAAAAGCTTTGCAATGCTTACAAACAAGCGGTGAGCACCCTGCGTCAATTTAAACGCGAGCAAAGAGTTGAGAATTATGGCAAAAAAGTGCGCCTTAAAGATTCTCTTACTATTCAAGAAAACAAAGAAAAAGAGCAGCGCGCCTTAAAGGTTTCAATGTATTGTGCGCTTCTTTTGGCGATTTTTGGTATAGGATTTGGGCAGCTTGTCAAATCAAGCGCGATTATTTTTGATGGTATTGTGTGTCTTGTGAGCGTGGCTTTGGGATTTTTGAGTGTGGTGACTTCGCGCTATATTTACAAAGAAGATGATGATATTTTTCAATATGGCTATGTGCGTTTTGAGCCGATGGTGAATTTCTTTAAAAGTGCGGTTTTGCTCGCTGTATGTGTGTATGCGCTACTTTCTGGCGTGCATTCTGTGATTAAAGGTGGTTATAGCTTAGAGCTTGGAAGCGCGGTGATTTATACAATTTGTGCATTTGTGATTTGTCTAGGGATTTTTGCTTATACGCATTTTTTTGCGGAGCGCTTAGATTCTGAATTGCTTTATGTTGATAGGACGGAGTGGCTTATTGATTGTGCGCTGTATTTTGGTGCGATTGTGGCATTTGGCTGTGTGTATCTCTTTGACCCGCAGCAAAAAAGCGCGATTAGCCACTACATTGATCCACTATTGCTTATTTTCCTTTCTTTTGGACTAGCTTTTACACCGCTTAGGATTATGGTTGCGAATTTTAAAGATTTAGTGATGGTTGCCCCACCGGAATTAGATTCTCAAATCACACAAATTATGCAGGATTTGAGTAAGGAATATGGCTTTAGCGAATATGATACGCATGTGGCAAAAAGTGGGCGATTTTTTATGATTGAAGTAAATATTTTAGAGACGCACGGGCTTAGCATTAACGCAAAAGAGCTTGATATTATTAGGGAAAAAATCCAGAATGCACTTAAGCTTCCAAGTTATAGAATCTGGCTTCTAGTCAGCCTTACAGCTAATCCAAAGTGGTTATAAGGACGCAATTTTTCAGAATCTACAATCTCCAAGCAACTTGATAGAATCTACAAATATTCAAGCTTCCAAAAAACGCCGAGTATGAACGCGCAAGCGGAGATAAAGCGGAATTCACTTCCGCGAGGCGATACCTTAAAGGAATCGAATCTAAAGACTTTAGAATCTTGCAAACCTTTGCGATAAGTTAGATACTATGTTGAAACTCGCAAACCCCTTTTTTGTCCGCATTAATTGTTATATTGTTAGTATTTTTATACAATGCCCAACTCGTATTTGTAAATTACCCACTAAAGGCTACTTTATGTATGACAAAGTAAGATCGTTGTTCTTTAAACTTCAGCCAGAGACGGCGCATTCCCTAGCGGAGCGTTTTTTGCGTTATTTTTGCGTGTTGCCGGGCGTGCAAGATGTGCTTGCGCGAAATTTTGTGATTGCAGATTCTCGGCTTGCAAATGATATTTTGGGCTTGCACTTTCCAAATCCGCTTGGGCTTTCAGCGGGTTTTGATAAAAACGCAACAATGATTGAGGGCTTAAGCACATTTGGCTTTGGGTTTTTAGAAATTGGCACAATCACGCAAAGCCCCCAAAGTGGGAATCCAAAACCACGACTTTTTAGATTTCCAAAAGAAAAAAGTTTGCAAAATTGTATGGGTT from Helicobacter himalayensis harbors:
- a CDS encoding cation transporter; its protein translation is MSLQKKFFELLYFYSAKYVEILVFLLFTTGFVLYALGLSSFGKNSLHAQTFFHLSAFLFILFFYKRFQKQDFKALKIPLLCFGIVIVCGFLTYFNPILPRTFSQVLSAINSNIIGLVLLYVIGFVWVLYTRRVYLLLFFIVLAFLCVLEVTQTIEIAKATNNHRRVPFYFQEVYAYNIWLLLPTAFCIGGIFAFKNIGLKILCVVGVYFCLLAMLANAERSFLVAFVVMIVGAFLLYRYKFKKIILPVFFLALLVSGIYGYNYSKTLPERYNFAYMLENFWVVINTKPIEMGKYDNACFSGWNCSQESKAQGKDPITWEHSSLVRLAMSKSTFLAVLDNPLKPHIVGVFQIGEYLWHYYNLKNHQNRVYMAVDNAKYNGYNSPHNLVVSLLLSYGIIGFGAICVFLFLLFRRTRAFMNAQSNSFIRFITLSFCLLLCGICAQCFFDVIYNVILHPLFLIFGFIQGLILRKDLPHNLAFVEKLCNAYKQAVSTLRQFKREQRVENYGKKVRLKDSLTIQENKEKEQRALKVSMYCALLLAIFGIGFGQLVKSSAIIFDGIVCLVSVALGFLSVVTSRYIYKEDDDIFQYGYVRFEPMVNFFKSAVLLAVCVYALLSGVHSVIKGGYSLELGSAVIYTICAFVICLGIFAYTHFFAERLDSELLYVDRTEWLIDCALYFGAIVAFGCVYLFDPQQKSAISHYIDPLLLIFLSFGLAFTPLRIMVANFKDLVMVAPPELDSQITQIMQDLSKEYGFSEYDTHVAKSGRFFMIEVNILETHGLSINAKELDIIREKIQNALKLPSYRIWLLVSLTANPKWL